Within the [Enterobacter] lignolyticus SCF1 genome, the region GGGCTGGACTCGCTGATTCTGGGCGAACCGCAGATCCTGGGGCAGGTCAAAAAAGCCTTTGCCGATTCCAGCCGCGGCCATCTGAACGTCAGCGAGCTGGAACGTATGTTCCAGAAATCCTTCTCCGTGGCGAAGCGCGTGCGTACGGAAACCGATATCGGCGCCAGCGCGGTATCGGTCGCGTTTGCCGCCTGTACGCTGGCGCGGCAAATCTTTGAATCTCTGGGCTCGGTCACCGTGCTGCTGGTCGGCGCGGGAGAGACTATCGAGCTGGTGGCGCGCCACCTGCGCGAGCACCGGGTGAAAAAGATGCTTATCGCTAACCGAACCCGCGAACGCGCTCAGGTGCTGGCGGACGAGGTCGGCGCCGAGGTTATCGCCCTGAGCGAGGTCGATGAGCGGCTGAAGGAGGCGGATATTATTATCAGCTCTACCGCCAGCCCGCTGCCGATTATTGGCAAAGGGATGGTGGAGCGCGCCCTGAAGGCTCGCCGCAACCAGCCGATGCTGCTGGTGGATATCGCGGTGCCCCGCGACGTGGAGCCGGAGGTCGGCAAGCTCGCCAACGCTTATTTGTACAGCGTGGACGACCTGCAGAACATCATTCAGCACAACCTCGCGCAGCGCAAAGCCGCGGCGCAGCAGGCGGAGACCATCGTCGCCCAGGAAACCAGCGAGTTCATGGCCTGGCTGCGCGCGCAAAACGCCAGCGAAACCATCCGCGACTATCGTTCACAGGCGGAGCTGGTGCGGGAAGAATTAACGGCCAAAGCGCTGGCGGCTCTGGAGCAGGGCGGCGACGCGCAGGCGATTATGCAGGATCTGGCCCGTAAGCTGACCAACCGTTTGATCCACGCTCCAACCAAATCACTTCAGCAGGCAGCCCGTGACGGGGATGATGAACGCCTGCATATTCTGCGCAACAGCCTCGGGCTGGAATAGCGCACCTCTCTATTTTATTTACAAGGTGAATTTACGCCTATGAAGCCTTCTATTGTTGCCAAACTGGAAGCCCTGCATGAACGCCATGAAGAAGTTCAGGCGCTGCTGGGTGATGCCGGGACGATCGCCGATCAGGAGCGTTTTCGCGCGCTGTCGCGTGAATATGCGCAGTTAAGCGACGTGTCGCGCTGCTTTACCGACTGGCAGCAGGTTCAGGATGACATCGAAACCGCGCAGATGATGCTCGACGATCCGGAAATGCGCGAAATGGCGCAGGATGAACTGCGCGAAGCGAAAGACAAAAGCGAACAGCTGGAACAGCAGCTGCAGGTGCTGCTGCTGCCAAAAGATCCGGATGACGAGCGTAATGCGTTCGTCGAAGTGCGAGCGGGCACCGGCGGCGACGAAGCCGCGCTGTTCGCTGGCGACCTGTTCCGTATGTACAGCCGCTATGCCGAAGCCCGCCGCTGGCGCGTTGAAATCATGAGCGCCAGCGAAGGCGAGCACGGCGGCTACAAGGAAGTTATCGCTAAAGTGTCCGGCGACGGCGTATACGGGCGTTTGAAATTTGAATCCGGCGGCCACCGCGTACAGCGCGTTCCGGCGACCGAATCGCAGGGGCGCATCCACACCTCCGCCTGCACCGTGGCGGTGATGCCGGAGCTGCCGGAGGCCGAAATGCCGGAGATCAACCCGACGGAGCTGCGTATCGACACCTTCCGTTCCTCCGGGGCGGGCGGTCAGCACGTTAACACCACCGACTCCGCTATCCGCATTACCCACCTGCCGACCGGCATCGTGGTGGAGTGCCAGGACGAACGCTCGCAGCATAAGAACAAAGCCAAGGCGCTGTCGGTGCTGGGCGCGCGCATTCGCGCCGCCGAAGTGGCGAAGCGCCAGCAGGCGGAAGCCTCTACGCGCCGCAACCTGCTCGGCAGCGGCGATCGCAGCGATCGCAACCGTACCTATAACTTTCCGCAGGGCCGCGTGACCGACCACCGCATCAACCTGACGCTTTACCGCCTGGATGAGACCATGGAAGGCAAGCTGGATATGCTTATCGAGCCCATCGTCCAGGAATATCAGGCCGACCAGCTGGCGGCGCTGTCCGAGCAGGAATGATGCGCTATCAACAGTGGCTGGCCCAGGCGATTGCCTGTCTGAAAGAGAGCGAAAGCCCGCGTCGCGATGCCGAGATCCTGCTTGGCCACGTGACCGGCAAGTCGCGCACCTTTATTCTCGCCTTCGATGAAACGCCGCTGTCGGCGGAACAGCTGGACGCGCTGGCGGGCCTGCTGGCCCGACGCGCGCGCGGCGAGCCTGTCGCGCACCTGGTGGGCATGCGTGAATTTTGGTCGCTGCCGCTGTTTGTTTCCCCCGCCACGCTGATTCCGCGTCCGGATACCGAATGCCTGGTCGAGCAGGCGCTGGCGCGTCTTGGCGATGCGCCCGGCCGAATCCTCGACCTTGGTACCGGGACCGGCGCTATTGCGCTGGCGCTGGCAAGCGAGCGTCCCGACTGTCAGCTGACGGCGGTGGATGTGGTGGCCGATGCGGTTGCGCTGGCGCGGCGCAATGTGGCGCATCTCGGGGTTAACAACGTTCAGGTGCTGCAAAGCAGCTGGTTTAGCGCGCTCGACGGCCAGCGCTTTGACATGATCGTCAGCAATCCGCCGTATATCGACGAACAGGACCCGCATTTGGCGCAGGGCGACGTGCGTTTTGAACCGAAAACGGCGCTGGTGGCGGCCGACGCCGGACTTGCCGATTTGGCCCATATTATCGCGCAGGGACGTTGCTACCTCAGCGCCGGCGGCTGGATGCTGCTTGAGCACGGCTGGCAGCAGGGAGCGGCGGTCAGGGCGCTTTTTGCCGATGCCGGATACCGCGAGGTGGAAACCTGTCGGGACTATGGCGGCAATGAGCGTTTGACGCTCGGGAGGTGGCATGCTGACTGAGCGGCCGATTAGCGCTATGATTAGCATCATTTTGAAGTCATCAGGTTGTCATCAGGCAATACGTAGTTGGGGTAGGTAATGAGATCGTTAGCAGATTTTGAATTTAACAACGCGCCGCTTTGTGACGGCATGATCCTCATTTCCGAACTCATTCGCGACGATTTTCCGGCCCGGCACGTTACAGACCAGCTGGAGCTGCTGGTGAGTCTGGCGCGCGAGGAGATTAGTCCGTCCTGGGACGACAGCCGTCAGATTGAACGCCTGCTGGAGCTGTTCTACGACGAGTGGGGCTTTAGCGATTCGCACGGTATTTACCGGCTGTCCGACGCCCTGTGGCTCGATCAGGTGCTGAAAAACCGTGAAGGCAGCGCCGTTTCGCTGGGCGCTATCCTGCTGTGGATAGCCCGGCGTCTGTCGCTGCCGGTCGTGCCGGTCATTTTCCCGACCCAGCTCCTGCTGCGCGCCGATGTTGAAATCGGCGAGATGTGGCTTATCAACCCGTTCAACGGCGACACGCTGGATGAGCATACGCTGGAGGTGTGGCTGAAAGGCAACATTAGCCCGGTGGCGGAGCTGTTCAACGAAGATCTCGACGAGGCCGATAACGCGGAGGTTATCCGCAAGCTGCTGGATACCCTGAAATCCGCGCTGATGGAAGAGCGGCAGATGGAGCTTGCGCTACGCGCGAGTGAGGCGCTGCTGCAGTTCAATCCGGAAGATCCGTACGAAATTCGCGACCGTGGCCTTATTTACGCCCAGCTCGAGTGCGAACATGTGGCGCTCAACGACCTCAGCTATTTCGTCGAGCAGTGCCCGGAAGACCCGATCAGCGAAATTATTCGCGCGCAGATCAACACCATCGCACATAAACAAATTACTTTGCATTAATCATTAATCTGGAATGATTCCGATTAACCCCTGATAAGGCGAACTTATGAAACAAAAAGTGGTTAGCATTGGCGATATCAACGTAGCAAACGACCTGCCGTTCGTGCTGTTTGGCGGCATGAACGTGCTGGAGTCACGCGATCTCGCCATGCGTATCTGTGAACACTACGTGACCGTTACCCAAAAGCTCGGTATTCCGTACGTGTTCAAAGCCTCTTTTGATAAGGCAAACCGTTCTTCCATTAAGTCCTACCGCGGGCCGGGTCTGGAAGAGGGGATGAAGATTTTCCAGGAGCTGAAGCAGACCTTCGGCGTGAAAATCATTACCGACGTGCATGAGCCGCAGCAGGCTCAGCCGGTCGCCGACGTGGTTGACGTTATTCAACTGCCGGCGTTCCTGGCCCGTCAGACCGATCTCGTGGAAGCGATGGCGAAGACCGGCGCCGTCATCAACGTGAAAAAACCGCAGTTTGTCAGTCCGGGCCAGATGGGCAATATCGTTGATAAGTTTGCCGAAGGCGGCAACGATAAGGTTATCCTTTGCGATCGCGGCACTCAGTTCGGCTATGACAATCTGATTGTTGATATGCTGGGCTTTAGCGTGATGAAGCAGGTTTCCGGCAATGCGCCGGTCATTTTCGACGTGACCCACGCCCTGCAGTGCCGCGATCCGTTCGGCGCTGCCTCCAGCGGTCGTCGCGCGCAGGTGACCGAGCTTGCCCGCGCCGGTATGGCGACCGGCCTGGCCGGGCTGTTCATTGAAGCGCACCCGGACCCGGAGCACGCGAAATGCGACGGTCCGTCCGCGCTGCCGCTGAATAAGCTTGAGCCGTTCCTCAAGCAGATTAAGGCGATTGACGATCTGGTGAAGAACTTCGACGATCTCGATACCAGCAAATAATAAAAAACCCCGCCTCGGCGGGGTTTTTTATGCCTGCCAGCATCAGGCGAAAATCGTCATCAGGTAGGCGGCAAACAGCGCCAGATGGGCCGCGCCGTTCAGCACGTTGGTGCGCCCGGTTGAAAACGAGATATGGCACAGCACCAGCGAGGAGACCATGACGATCATCTCCGGCGCGCCAAGCGCGAAGCTCAGGTCGTTGCCGGTCATAAAGGCAATCAGCGTCACGACCGGCACGGTCAGCGAGATGGTCGCCAGTACGGAGCCGAAGAACAGGTTCATGGCGCGCTGCACCTGATTGTTCAGCACCGCGTTGAGCGCGCCCAGGCCTTCCGGCGAAAGGATCAGCAGCGCGACCAGGAAACCGGTAAAGGCCACCGGCGCGTTCATGCTGCTGAGCAGGGTTTCAAGCGGGCTGGCGTTCATTTTAGTGACGGCGATGACGGCTATCAGATGCACGATAAGCCAGACGGTGTGCCACAGGCTGCTGTGCGCTGACGGTTTGCCGTGGTGCGGATCGTCGTCGTCGCTGTCGTCTTCATGCTCATAAACAAACAAATTCTGATGGGTGCGGGTCTGAATCAGCAGAAATACGCCATACATTGCCGCGGAAATAAGGGCCACCAATAGCGCCTGACCGGTTGAGAAATTAGCGCCCGGCAGCGCCATTGGAAATACGAGGACGATAATTGCCAGCGGAAACAGGGCAATAAGATACTGCTTAATACCGAACAGGTTCATATACTGAGTGGCGAATTTACGCCCGCCCAGCAGCAATGAAAAACCGACCAGACCGCCGGTGACGATCATTATTATCGAGTACAGCGTATCGCGCATTAGCGTCGGCGCGGCGTCGCCGGTAGCCATTAATGCGGAAATCAGGCTGACTTCAAGAATAACGACGGAAAGGCTTAAGATAAGCGAGCCGTAGGGTTCCCCTAAGCGGTGCGCCAGCACGTCGGCGTGCCTGACCACGCTGAAGGCGCTGGATAAAATCCCGATGAGCGCGAGGATATTAATCCCGATAACCACTGGCAGTGACTGATTGCTTCCCCAGAAGAAAAGCACTGCCAGCGCCAGCACCGGGAAAATAAGCGATGTCTCCTTGTGGCGGGTTTTTACCGCCTCTTGTGCATGCGTCATGAACCATCTCCATTAATGCAAGTGTTTTAATTATAGGTAATCAAAACCAATAAAATACCAGATGCAATTGACGCGACAGTGAATTTTTACCGAAATTTACCGCTAGTCATAAAAATTCTCAGCTAATGAGGGTAATGATCGATTTCGTTTAATTTCTGTTTATGATACATGGGGTTGTATTTTAATTATGCGCTTAATATCCCGTCGCTGCTGGCGGCATGCCGCTTCGCTCAAGCCGGAATAATGTGTTTTTTTGAGCATATGTTGCCTTGCAGGCGGTCTGATAATTGCATATTGTCAGCATTAGCTGGATAATATTTCAGCAAATCAGAAGGAAATTTATCCCGCCGGGAAGCTCGCAGTGGTGGAGGTTTAAAGTGTTAACGCGTGATTTCTTGCTGAAGGCTGATTGTAAAACAGCCTTCGGTGCAATCGAGGAATCGCTACTCTGGTCGCCGGAACAACGTGCCGCATCCCTTGCCGCCACGCTGTCCTGCCGTCCGGATGATGGCCCGGTATGGATATTTGGTTACGGTTCGCTGATGTGGAACCCGGTGCTGGATTACAGTGAATCCTGCACCGGCACGCTCGTCGGCTGGCACCGCGCATTTTGTTTACGTCTGACGGCCGGGCGCGGTAGCGCCTGCCAGCCGGGACGCATGCTTGCCCTTAAAGAGGGCGGACGCACCACCGGCGTCGCGTATCGCCTGCGCGATTGCGCGCTGGAGGAGGAGCTGACGCTGCTCTGGAAACGCGAGATGATCACCGGCTGCTATCTGCCCACCTGGTGCAAGCTTGCGCTTGACGACGGCCGGACGGTAAACGCGCTGGTGTTTATTATGGACCCTCGCCATCCGCTGTATGAGTCGGATACCAGCGTGCAGGTTATTGCGCCGCTGATCGCCGCCGCCAGCGGGCCGCTGGGGACCAACGCCCAGTATCTGTTCTCGCTGGAGCAGGAGCTGGTGAAGCTGGGAATGCAGGATGACTGTCTGAACGAACTGGTCAATAAGGTGCGCTATCTGCTTGGCGGCGCAGGCCAGCCGGGGCTGGCCTGCTAACGACAGCGGTGTCGCGCAGCAAAACAATACCCGGTGCGTGCCGGGTATTGTCGTATTCAGGCGGGAACGTAGCTGATGGAGTGCTCAAGCGACTGGCTGTGGCTGTCGATAAGCACGTTCCAGGTGCCGCTGTAGGGCACGGTCATGTAGGCGCTTTCGCGGTTTTGTACGCTTAAGATATCGCTTTGCGCATCGCTCAGACGCTTTTTCGCGCTCATCAGATGAATGTGGCACTGTTCAGAACAGCGCACGACTACCGTATCCCCACCAAATAATGTCAGACTTGCTTTTACCATCGCCATTTTCAACCCCGTTACAAAGAGAAAAACGCCCACCCTGTCAGAGAGCGCCAGTGCGTGATGTTGTTCACATTTCACTCATGGCATAACACCAAAGAGGGAGGCGGGCGATGATGACATTGATCAAAAAAAACGGGAACGATTCAACAAAAATGACATTAACCTGAAACCATTCAGCGGGCGCGCAGATTATGGTTCGCTCTGGCGCCCGGCTGAAATTAAATGCGGAAATGGCCTGCGGTAGTAGCAAGGTCGCCCGCCTGGCTCTGCAGCGCTCCGGCGGCGGCGGCAGACTCCACCACCAGTTCGGCGTTCTGCTGCACCATGCGATCTAGATGAATCACCGCATGGTTAATCTCCTGAATCCCCTGCATTTGTTCGCTGCTGGCGATGCTGATTTCCCGCATGATGCCCGAGACGCTGTCGATGTTGGCGACAATCTCCTGCATGCTTTCTCCCGCCAGGCGCACATAGCGTGAACCGGTCGCCACGCTTTGCGTCGTGGAGTCGATAAGCGTTTTGATCTCCTTCGCCGCCTGCGCGCTGCGGCTGGCGAGGTTGCGCACTTCGCCAGCCACGACGGCAAAACCCCGGCCCTGCTCACCGGCGCGCGCCGCTTCAACGGAGGCGTTGAGCGCAAGGATGTTGGTCTGGAAGGCGATACCGTCAATCACGCTGATAATGTCGCCAATTTTGGCGGAGGCGGCCTCAATGGTCTGCATGGTGTCAATGGCGCTGGAGACGACGTTACCGCCGCGGGAGGCCATCTGGGTCGCTTTATCCGCCTGGGCGCTGGCGGCGGTGGCGGACTCTGTCGACTGGGCGACCGATGCGGTAATCTGCTCAACGGCGCTGGCGGTTTCTCTCAGGCTTGAGGCGGCTTGCTCTGTACGGGTAGAGAGGTCGCGGTTGCCTGCGGCAATTTCCTGCGCCGCGGTTTGTACCGAGGTGGTGGCGTCGCGCAGCTGCAGCATAACCTGCGCCAGCTTGTCGCTGAACAGGTTGAAGGCCTGCGCTATCTGCGCCACCTCATCCTGGCCGGTTTCAGGCAGGCGTTGCGACAGGTCGTTAGTCCCGTTGCCGATAGCCAGCATGGCGTTACGGATAGTAATAAGGCGCTTGAGCATCGCGGCGACCAGCAGATGAACAACGATCCCGCCCAGCAGGACCAGCACGATAAAGCACAGGGCAGAGGCTTTCAGCAGCGTATTCATCCCGGCGGTAGCGTCCGCTTTGTCGAGCGCTACCGCTAGCAGCCAGTGGGTGCCTTTGACCGGCGTTGCGGAGAGAATTTTGTCGACGCCGCGAAGCTGGCCGCTTTCGGTCTCGCCTTTAGCCAGCGCGCTGAACTCAACGCCTGACAGCGCATCGCCAAACGGCTTCAGCGTCAGCGCCGGATCGTTTGCCGCAATAATGCTGCCGTCGCTGTTCAGCAACAGCCCGCTGCTGTTCGGCGTTGGGTGGATCTCGCGGACGTTTGCCACCACGCTGTCCATCGTGACATCCCCGGCGATGACCGCTTTTAACGTGCCGTTTTCTTTGACCGGTACGGCAAAGGTCACCACCAGTTTCCCGGTACCGGCATCGATATACGGTGCGGTAACGACCGGGGCATCGTCATGTACGACCTGCTGATACCACGGACGAATCGTCGGGTCATAGTCGGCGGGAATACCTGCCGCGTCAGAGAATTTTGCCGTCTTGCTGGCATAGCCGACGTAAACGTTGCTAAAGCCGCCGGCTTTGGCAATCAGCGCGAACTGCGGAACGGGGTCATCGCTCAGCGCTACGCTGCTCAGTGAGGCGATCATGGTCATTTTGCTGTTAGCCCAGTCGGCGATGGCCGTGCTGTGGCTTGCCCGGGTGCTGAGGAGCGTTTCACGCTGCCCCTGGAGGTTATCCTGGCGGGTGACCTGGTAGTTAATGACGGTGTTGAGGAGCAGCGCAACGGCCAGACAGCCGACGGTCGCTGCAATAATGCGCGTACGAATGGAACGAAACATAATAGTTACCTGCTGTGTTGTTTGCAGGCATATCGGCAACACCGCAGGTAAACTTGAAAAATGAAACCGCGTCCATTAGAAAAAACTGTGGCCTGGCGTATTCACCGTTAAAAGGTTAATACCTTATCTGCGGCCAGCGTCCACTGCGCCAGCTCGACGAGCGTGCCAATCTCGACCCCGTCAATCAGCGGCAGCGTTGAGATGCCCCGGCCGTCGGCGCAGGTCTTGCAGAGCTTCACCGGTACGTTCTGCGCGGTCAGGATCTCCAGCATCTGCTGGATGCTGTAGCCTTCGGCCGGTTTTTGTCCCCGCAGCCCGGCGGTGACGGCATCAGACATCAAAAAGAGCTTTAGATCCAGCTCCTGCTGTTCGCGCAGGGCGATGGCCAGGCGCAGACTGTTGAACAAAGATTCGCTGCCGTAGGCCGCGCCGTTGGCGATAATGACGATATGTTGCATGAGAACTCCTTGGGGAAAGTCGGTGCTCAAATGCTACCGCGTTATCCATCCTGTTCCAATGGATATGACCTATTGTCCAAACCGGCCGATGAGTCCGGCGGCGGCAAGCTGGTGTCCCTTCAGCTTTTCAAATAGCGCCTCGCGGGTTAATCCGGCCGGGAGCGTCGGGGGCAGGTCGGTGGCTATCAGGGTAAAGGTATAGTGATGAGCGCCGGAGCCTGGCGGCGGGCAGGGGCCGTACCAGCTGGCGGTGCCGGGCGTGTTCTTCCCGCCGGTAAACCCTTTGCCGTCACGCAGCGCGTTCAGCGCGAAGCCGGTCGTGGAGGCGGGAATGTTATAAGCGACCAGATGGGTGACGCCGAGCCCCTTACTCCCCTCGGGATCGTGGACAATCAGCGCCAGGCTTTGCGTGGAGGCGGGCGCATTGCTCCATACCAGTGGCGGAGAGCTGTTCTGCCCGGTACAGTTCGGGCTGTCGGGGTTATTGCCCGCAAATTTGCGTTCAAGCAGGGCGTTATCGGCGAACGCCGGGGATTGCAGAATAAACAGCAGATCGTCGGCAAGCGCAGGTGCGGTACAAACCAGCAGCGCGCTGCAGAGCGAAACACGACAGAAAAGGCGCATAGCGTATCTCCGGGAAAGATGGTTTAACTTTAGCCGAACGTTAAAGATATTCCTGGAATTCACGCCTGTTCTGAACGTTGACGTCTTAAAAAATACGCTCCTGATGAACCCATACCGCGGCTTCCACGCGGGATTTCAGCTTCATCTTTTTCAGCATATGTTTTACGTGAACCTTGACGGTGCTTTCGGTGATGTCGAGACGGCGGGCGATCATCTTGTTCGGCAGCCCCTGGGCGATGAGCTTGAGAATATCGCGTTCGCGCGGCGTCAGCTGGTTAATGTCGCGGTCAGAGGTCGCGCGGTTCGCGCGCAGGCTGGCGGCCAGTACCGGCGTTAAGGCTTCGCTGAGCACCATTTCGCCCGCGGCGGCCTGCTGCAGCGCTTTGAGCAGATCTTCCGGCTCCATGTCTTTTAACAGATAGCCGTCGGCGCCGCGCTTGAGAGCGGTAACGACATCCTCTTCGTGGTTGGAGACGCTGAAGACGACCACCCGGCCGGAAAGGGTTTTCTCGCGCAGCTTATCCAGGGTCTCAAGACCGTTCATACCGGGCATATTGAGATCGAGCAGGATCAGATCCGGATCCAGCGCCTCGGCCAGCTCAATGCCCTGTTCGCCGTTGCTCGCTTCGCCTACCACCTGAATATCAGGAGCCATGCTGATGAGCTGTTTCACGCCGGTGCGCAGCATAGGATGATCGTCAATTAACAGGATGGTTGCCCGTTCCTGAGTACTCATGGGTATCTCCTTGGGGTTGAGAGAGCGGTTTTTCAGGGATAAACGACACGACAACTTCGGTGCCGCCGCTGTCGCGTCTGCGGACCTGGCAATCGCCGCGCAGGCTCTGCGCGCGATCCCGCATGATAATTAAACCATAGTGGTTGCGGCGTTCTGCCTGATCGGGCACGCCGCAGCCGTTATCAGCTACGGTGAGGCGCACCTGCTTGTTGTGCTGAAGAACGGTCACCGTCACCTGGCTGGCGTTCGCATGTTTTAAGGCGTTGCTGAGCGCTTCACGGACTATCTGCAGTAAATGAATGGCCTGATGAGAAGGGACAAACCGCGGCGGCAGCTGATAGTCCAGCTGTACAGGGAAGCCGAAATGGTTGCTGTATTCGCGACAGCTGGCCTCCAGCGCAGGCCGCAGGCCGGGTTCGGTGAGCTGCAGGCGGAACGTGGTCAACAGCTCGCGCAGCTGGGCCCAGGAGGTATTCAGCTCATTACGAATCTGCCCCAGCAGCTTGCGGCTCTCCTCGGGCAGACTGTCTCCCTGCATTTGCAGACAGCTGACCTGCATTTTCATGCAGGAGAGCGACTGGGCGATAGAGTCGTGAAGCTCGCGGGCGATGGTGGCGCGCTCCTCCATGACGATCAGCTGCTGCTGACGCTCCTGGTGGCGATCGAGCGCCAGCGTGGCGGTGAGCTGTTCGACCAGCGTGTCCACCAGCTGCTGTTGGTCATGGCTGAGATGGCGGCCCTCCGGCAGCGTTGCCAGCAAAATTCCGTACTGGTTATGGGCGTCGGTCAGGCGCCATTTCAGCGTGGTGCCTGTTCCCGGCAGCGGCGGCAGGTTGCGTGGACACAGGAAGCAGCCCTTATCGTCGCAGGCGATTTCCGAGTGGCAGCTGAACTCCTGGTGGTTTTCCTCATCCTCCATGTCGTAGACCCGCACCTCGATATCGCGCAGCAGCGTCAGGCCCTGCAGGCCGTTCAGCACCGGCGAAATACGCTCGCACAGCGGAATTTGCGAATGCAGGCGGCGGTTTGCCTGCCAGAGGAAGGCGAGAATTTCGTTTTTCTGCTCCAGATTGGCGGTCTTTTCCTGTACCCGGCGTTCAAGCACGGCATAGCTTTCCGCCAGCTCCTCGGACATATTGTTCAGCGCCATGCCGAGCGTCGCCATTTCGTTGCGTCCGCTGATATGGGCGCGCTGGCTAAAGTCCCGATGGCTGACGGCGCGGGCCATGTGCAGCAGCTGCCGCCAGGGGCGCAGCAGGCGCGCCCGCAGCCAGACGATGGTGAAGACCAGCAGCAGAACCATAAAGACCACCATCAGGCGATGTACCCAGACGACGCGCTCAATGCGCTCTTCCGTGGTGTGGTCAAAGGCGGTGACCAGCAGATCGATACGGTTGACGAAGCCGGCGACCTCATCGGACACGGCGGACTGGCTTTGCGCCCGCTGCATGTTGGGGGAAAGCTCGGACTGCCAGTATTGCTGCAGGGCGCTGAGCTGCTGTACCTGGCCGTCGCGGCGGGCGGCGTTTCGCAGCTCGGTGCTCAGGACGGTGGCATTCATTTCATCAAGCAGCTTTTGATCCTGCGCGTTCAGGGGGATCGCGGCGAGCAGGCGGTAGCTTTGCATTCGCAGCGAGCCCGCTTTGTTAATCGCGTGAGCGCTGCCCTGAATACCGTTCGCCAGACGGGCGGAAATAGTCATGCCCGTCACACCGATGGCGGTGGACAGCAGAACAATAAGCGCCAGCTGATTGACCAGCGTAAGCGGGGTGAAAAGGCGTTTAAACATCGATAGCATAGCTCCTGACCTGGAACGCAATCCGGGAGTGGCGCTATTTTCCGGCATCACCTGGAGTATACCCATACCTATAAAGGATTACCCCTTAATTGACGAGGTGGTTAAAAAAAGAGGAGGGGGGAAACAGGAGCGCAACAGCCGCGTGATAAACCACATCTTTTTCGGCAGAAAACGCTACTCCCTAAGAGTAATGCGTTTTTTTTGCTCAATATAATGTCCACTTTTCCTTTGATTTATATCAACTTACCTCGTCCTGCAAATCATAAGGTGGCACTGTTG harbors:
- the hemA gene encoding glutamyl-tRNA reductase produces the protein MTLLALGINHKTAPVALRERVTFSPDSLDQALESLLAQPMVQGGVVLSTCNRTELYLSVEEQDNLHESLIRWLCDYHQLNEDDLRQSLYWHQDNDAVSHLMRVASGLDSLILGEPQILGQVKKAFADSSRGHLNVSELERMFQKSFSVAKRVRTETDIGASAVSVAFAACTLARQIFESLGSVTVLLVGAGETIELVARHLREHRVKKMLIANRTRERAQVLADEVGAEVIALSEVDERLKEADIIISSTASPLPIIGKGMVERALKARRNQPMLLVDIAVPRDVEPEVGKLANAYLYSVDDLQNIIQHNLAQRKAAAQQAETIVAQETSEFMAWLRAQNASETIRDYRSQAELVREELTAKALAALEQGGDAQAIMQDLARKLTNRLIHAPTKSLQQAARDGDDERLHILRNSLGLE
- the prfA gene encoding peptide chain release factor 1 produces the protein MKPSIVAKLEALHERHEEVQALLGDAGTIADQERFRALSREYAQLSDVSRCFTDWQQVQDDIETAQMMLDDPEMREMAQDELREAKDKSEQLEQQLQVLLLPKDPDDERNAFVEVRAGTGGDEAALFAGDLFRMYSRYAEARRWRVEIMSASEGEHGGYKEVIAKVSGDGVYGRLKFESGGHRVQRVPATESQGRIHTSACTVAVMPELPEAEMPEINPTELRIDTFRSSGAGGQHVNTTDSAIRITHLPTGIVVECQDERSQHKNKAKALSVLGARIRAAEVAKRQQAEASTRRNLLGSGDRSDRNRTYNFPQGRVTDHRINLTLYRLDETMEGKLDMLIEPIVQEYQADQLAALSEQE
- the prmC gene encoding peptide chain release factor N(5)-glutamine methyltransferase; protein product: MRYQQWLAQAIACLKESESPRRDAEILLGHVTGKSRTFILAFDETPLSAEQLDALAGLLARRARGEPVAHLVGMREFWSLPLFVSPATLIPRPDTECLVEQALARLGDAPGRILDLGTGTGAIALALASERPDCQLTAVDVVADAVALARRNVAHLGVNNVQVLQSSWFSALDGQRFDMIVSNPPYIDEQDPHLAQGDVRFEPKTALVAADAGLADLAHIIAQGRCYLSAGGWMLLEHGWQQGAAVRALFADAGYREVETCRDYGGNERLTLGRWHAD
- the sirB1 gene encoding invasion regulator SirB1; translation: MRSLADFEFNNAPLCDGMILISELIRDDFPARHVTDQLELLVSLAREEISPSWDDSRQIERLLELFYDEWGFSDSHGIYRLSDALWLDQVLKNREGSAVSLGAILLWIARRLSLPVVPVIFPTQLLLRADVEIGEMWLINPFNGDTLDEHTLEVWLKGNISPVAELFNEDLDEADNAEVIRKLLDTLKSALMEERQMELALRASEALLQFNPEDPYEIRDRGLIYAQLECEHVALNDLSYFVEQCPEDPISEIIRAQINTIAHKQITLH
- the kdsA gene encoding 3-deoxy-8-phosphooctulonate synthase, which translates into the protein MKQKVVSIGDINVANDLPFVLFGGMNVLESRDLAMRICEHYVTVTQKLGIPYVFKASFDKANRSSIKSYRGPGLEEGMKIFQELKQTFGVKIITDVHEPQQAQPVADVVDVIQLPAFLARQTDLVEAMAKTGAVINVKKPQFVSPGQMGNIVDKFAEGGNDKVILCDRGTQFGYDNLIVDMLGFSVMKQVSGNAPVIFDVTHALQCRDPFGAASSGRRAQVTELARAGMATGLAGLFIEAHPDPEHAKCDGPSALPLNKLEPFLKQIKAIDDLVKNFDDLDTSK
- the chaA gene encoding sodium-potassium/proton antiporter ChaA codes for the protein MTHAQEAVKTRHKETSLIFPVLALAVLFFWGSNQSLPVVIGINILALIGILSSAFSVVRHADVLAHRLGEPYGSLILSLSVVILEVSLISALMATGDAAPTLMRDTLYSIIMIVTGGLVGFSLLLGGRKFATQYMNLFGIKQYLIALFPLAIIVLVFPMALPGANFSTGQALLVALISAAMYGVFLLIQTRTHQNLFVYEHEDDSDDDDPHHGKPSAHSSLWHTVWLIVHLIAVIAVTKMNASPLETLLSSMNAPVAFTGFLVALLILSPEGLGALNAVLNNQVQRAMNLFFGSVLATISLTVPVVTLIAFMTGNDLSFALGAPEMIVMVSSLVLCHISFSTGRTNVLNGAAHLALFAAYLMTIFA
- a CDS encoding gamma-glutamylcyclotransferase; the protein is MLTRDFLLKADCKTAFGAIEESLLWSPEQRAASLAATLSCRPDDGPVWIFGYGSLMWNPVLDYSESCTGTLVGWHRAFCLRLTAGRGSACQPGRMLALKEGGRTTGVAYRLRDCALEEELTLLWKREMITGCYLPTWCKLALDDGRTVNALVFIMDPRHPLYESDTSVQVIAPLIAAASGPLGTNAQYLFSLEQELVKLGMQDDCLNELVNKVRYLLGGAGQPGLAC
- a CDS encoding DUF1883 domain-containing protein gives rise to the protein MAMVKASLTLFGGDTVVVRCSEQCHIHLMSAKKRLSDAQSDILSVQNRESAYMTVPYSGTWNVLIDSHSQSLEHSISYVPA